In Dermacentor variabilis isolate Ectoservices chromosome 10, ASM5094787v1, whole genome shotgun sequence, the genomic window TTAGTTCACGTGGCACAGTTGAGAAACTTACAGCGCTTTTCTTCGCTCTTTTCGCGCTGTTACGTTTCAAGACACATCACTCTTCGTGCCTTTCGTTTCCGGTTTGCGTGGAGCGTCGACGGCACTCctcgatttcttctttttttcccaccGCTCGTTATCCACTCGTGGTGGAGAGGGCGATGGTTCCGGGCGCGGCACCGCAGTTGCTAGTCCAGCGGATGCACCGGATGCCCGGCTGCGGGGGCTGGCGTCACGTGACGTACGTCGCCGAGCGTCCCATGCTCAGGCTGGTGGTCCTCGTGCGGCTCAGACGCAACGTGGTGCCCCGCTGCGGCGCCCCTCCCTGGCGCAGGCAGCCCAGCAGGGCGTCCCGGAAGGAGACCCGGAAGGAGCGCGACATGAAGCCGTACACGAGCGGGTTCACGCAGCTGTTGAGGTAGGACAGCAGGTGGAAGCAGGTGCGCAGCGGCTTCAGGTAGGAGTAGTTGAGCGCCGAGACGCTGCCGAACGCCGTCAGCACGTTCAGGATCAAGATGGGGGCCCAGCAGAGGACGAACAGGGACACCACCAGGATCAGCATCTTGATCACCTGCGGAGGAGCGGCGTGCATGCATTTGGTCGTGATGGCTTGCCTCACGGGCGAtgaacgaaaggaaaaaaaaaaacattcacgaATGTGTCAAGCAATCGTTCACCGAATGAAAGAAGGCCGTCTACGCAAGCGCCAACTGCACGCATGAGTCGACGGTGCGCGAGAGTTTCCGCGGGAGTAGCGTCACAAAGCGGATGTGTAGAACTATGCCTCGACCGGTTTTTTTTCTACTTGTTGTCGGCCACCCGGCTTTCAAGTAAGCAGCATAACTGGAGGAAGCGAttgctcgctgctcgcgctttgTTGCATCCACTGTGGCAGCAAGTGAGGTGCCGAAATATTTCCTTCGTGCGTGCTATGAATAATAAGCGAGTAACTTCTGCGGGGGTTCGCAGGGCCCATGGCGTTTGTTCTTTTCGTCCGCTTAATATATTATGTTTAGTCATGCGCACAGCTCAGGCGCTACTGCATACATATGCACGTGGCTTGAGCGGCGACACCTCGGTAAGAAGGATAATTGGTCGCTTTATTTTCAATTTAAATATTTGAATATATCTGTATTTCCaacagattgggggagacagggaagaagAGCTGCAAGTGGAGCTTGAAAAAATACCCTCCCCCCTATGATCACAAGACATGGGTAGcgcggagctgccgcgtgtttttaacAATACAATAATACATAGTTTTGCAAGAATGCATGAGAAGCACAAAGTGAGAAACGTCAGTAGTTGCGCGTAGAGAAGTTACACAACGTTTCACGCATTACAGAGGGGAaaatacacatatatatgtactATAAGTGTAAACAAAAAAGCTGTACATTCAACTAACCTGCATTTCTGAAATAGCTGACCGTATAAACATGCATATTTGTTCTGCTGATTAAGCCGAGGAAATTCTGACGGGGCAAGGGCACATATATGAATTCCAGATTTGGTGTAAGCATTTAAAAGCCTTGGTAAGTTTTTTTCAGCAATTGTGAGCTGCAGTTAGTTCTAAAATGGTGCAACGTCCAGGGTTTCTTTGTGTTTCTTGTGAGACGTGAGGGGACTTGTTGTTATAAACATGATAATTTAAGAAGGGATAGATCGCTTTTCCTGTTCATGCATCTTCTGCAAAAGTCGACGCCTAAAAATTTTGTGCACTGTGATGATTTTAAGCTTGTCAAACAAAGTCTCGGAGTGTGTATAGTACAGAACATTTGCGAGGACACGTACTATCcttttctgtaataaaaataatttgtttaaattcGTATCAGTTGTAGTGTcccatacgaggtgacaataaTTGATATGAGAGGCAAATAAGGCGTTGTATAATAGTACTTTAACTGATGTAGGAAGAAAGTAACGGTTTAGGCTTATTATACCTGTTATCTGACTCAGTATTTCGATGGACTTACTCAAGGTTACACGTAATACTACCTCCATGCATGCTGGTTTTAGGAGAAAACTAGCAGGCAgcattggggggaggggggacacgTTGCAACTTTTTTTATGGTGTGACCTGTTCTCTTTCGTATAAATAACGTTTTCTAAGACTATTACTTGCTTACTGGTGTGGGCCTCGCGTTTTCTCATTATTTTCTCCGAGGCAATGCATAGTGGCCATAACCTTGTGTGCATTTTTAAAGAGCCATTGTTAACCTTCTATTACGGCGTCCGTTCGACGTATCGTGAGGCACTCACAAACTCAGCCATGTTTAATCTACGCGAAATTCACCGCTTTGCATGTAGACTGCACGTATATCCTATTGCCTCCCCCCCCTTCTCTTCCCTCCCCGCCTTCTCTCTCTTTATTGCTAGCTATATACTctgaaattattatttttgtcTACACTTCCGTTTCTTGCTTCCATTTGGCACCAATACCAGACTTTTACCTCCATGTTTGTAGAAGGCATTGCCTCTTTCTGGTCCTGAGAGATAATATGCGTTGTAAAAATAATTCGTGAGCCGCTATGCAAAGGAACAAATAAGTCGGTAGCAGGACCCAGTTGTCCTTTAGAGGTGTAGCAAGACCGCGGTGGCTCTCCATTGATGGTGACTGAATCCATagcccctttcccttcccccagtgtagggtaacaaatcggacgctcgtctggttgacctccctgcctttcctctctttgctatctctctctgtctctcataGCCCCCAATAACTTGTTGCTTGTGTGTCCCAGTCGTCGCTGGGAGTCACTTTAACGAATGCCTGCACTCTTTTTGGCATCGGAATGATGTACAGTGCCTTGTGCAACTTTTGTGAATATGACGAGACCACAGTATATAAATATATCCTCAGCTTTTGATGGTTAGAGGGAGACTTTGCTTCCTGCTTCAATGCCGGACAACGCGGCGCTCTCAAAAAAAATTTCTGGATAAAAAAATATCTAAATGCCCACAGAACCACATCATTACACTCTGACAAGCCAAATTATAAAGCTTTCACCAGCTTGCGTGCTCTACCTGTTTGACGGTGTCTTCGTCAGCTCTCGACGGCTTGCCCAGAAACCTCTTGTCACCGTTGACGCTGAAGCCCTGCTTGCCGGGAGCCTTCTCCAGCATTTCTGTACAAGCACTGCAGAAAGATACAACGACAGACGTAGTATACGCTAAGAGGCTACAACCACTGACCATGTAACGAAGGCATTCGCGAGGCAGGTATACAGCTCAGGCTTTATACTGCATGAATCGATGATGGCTGAGAGTACTGAATGCACCGACTGTTGCGTGAATATGAGAGCAACGTAGACAAGATTCTGCAGAGTAAATAACTCACCTGATCGCTCTCAGATTTCGCAGTCGCGGAACATTTTGCTGCGCGTTCAATTTAAGGCCGCGTTTTCGTGCACGGGATGCGCATTTGCCTCAAATAAATCAGATTGGGCGTCGTGGGAAGTGATGGCAGAAAAAACAAGGAACACGTCCGCAGGAACGTAATGATGGCATCATTGCTCAGTGTAACGTCGAAAGAAGGCATGCGCCTCGTTTCGGTCTATTGGCGATGAACGCTTCATCCTTTCCTGTTGCTGCGAACTCATTACTTTCTGAATTACTACCCATGAGCCGTATTTCCGATTTATTTCGATGGAACTGGGCAAGTCACGCAGCCAAACCTTCTATTGGACTGAGCACACCGCGAAATGCCACCTATTCGCGAAATTTCAACGCTAAGAGGTAAGCgatctaacgaaaaaaaaaaactgtctgcACGAGCGCTGCCATTTACGGAACTTTCAACAGGTGCTCCCGGAAATAAGACCTCCTTCTTTAATGCGCTATTTGTGGGAATCGCACAACTAGTGATTTCCTCTATGATAAATAAGGAATTGAAATTCAGCACCGTAGGGCCGCAGTAGTGGAATTACTTTAATTTGCCGCAGTCAAACTGCAGAATATTATTTTGCTGTGTTGATTGCATCCTTGCACTGGGATCATTACATTGGTATCTTTACATGGTAGTTGCAGTAAAAAAGTATTGAACACCCATTTGTGTCAAGACAATTTAGTTTACGAGTAATTggacggttttatttttcctcgATGACCAGCTCCATTAGCTTTACGGTCTTTACGAACAAGACAGATATGTTGCTTTTATCTCCCTCAAGGCAGTGCTCGAATGAAAACGTAAAGCTGGATTTCCTGAAGAGGATGAAACCAAGGGTGCTGATAAAAGTTTCACAAAGTGATTTACGTCTCCCATTTTAGTTTTGACAACACATATGGCACCTACAACGTAAAGTACTCCACCTCAGACTCTCTATACGTAGCGCACCTCCTTCAAATCGCCACGTAATAGCACACCATTTGCACTTATATctgagtactttttttttcaccaaagcCTAACCCTTACTTCGGTAATCACGAGTTGCACAGTCGTAGTGCTCTTTTTCCAGGCACGGTATACTTACGAGCCAGAGGTGAGATGCGCTCTCTCGCGCACCACCATCCATAGCTGGGCGCAGATCTTGGCGTACGCGTATCCCATGACCAGGGTCGGTATGCACAGGACCAATATGAGCATGTAGATCTCGAAGGAACGCCACGCGCCGGGGCTGGCCTCGTCCCGCATGCACCAGTAGGCTCGCCGCCGCAGGCCCATCTCCACGTGAACCTACAGGCGGTGGACATAGTGAGAGAGGGTGCCATTAAGAGGCCCTTGCACAGTGCCTTTCATCGAGGAAtatttcttctttccatagtaaAACATCCAGAAGATGGAGTCTTCTGGATGGAGTGAGACATCTGTGCTGCTAAAGCATTGACGTCATCAACGGAATGACCAGATGGGAATCGAACTTTCAATTCACACGCCCCCAAGCTCTGCTTCTCATCGTACGCTGCTTCAGTAAAACAAGGGCTGCTAGCTGCAGGCATACCTATAGCCTTGAATCAGCTAGATCCGCCTGCCAAATAGCGCCTCCCTGTAACTCCAGTGGAGACTGAAGCCCGTGAAGACTGCCCTGCGTCAGAAAATGCGTGCTGCGGCAAGAACTGGGCGCTGAAGGACTTGCAAGAGATGCCGCCAGCGACGTTCCGTCGAAAGAATTTGGTCGTGCCTGCAGCTTCAAGTTGCTGTTTTCCAAGATCTCCCGACTGacttaatattttcttttattattataattactAGTTTCGTATGGAGACGCTCTGCGCGGTCAATCTCTGCAAAAGGTCTTCATCGAGACTGGCGCCGCCTAATGACACATAATCTCCAGTGGGACtgtttcatgttttttttaatattttgttcAATACGCGTCAAAACATAGTACCCTGCACCCATCCaacgtaaaaaaacaaacaagcaaacaaagaaacTATATGGTATTTCGGGTTGGATGACGTCCGAGGATTTCCTGTCATTATTAATGCTTTGAAAGTTTGAGGGATTGGATCGGCAGGACGAACGGCAAACAGCGGTGTTTCCAGAGTCAATTTAAAACGCATGCTTCACGAGCACTTCAAACGGCCATAGAAACCATAGGCCATTGAACCAGTAGCCATTAAAAGCCGACCCAGAATCTCGGCTGGCTTCACCATGGGCCCATTTAATACAGGTAATGAAAGTCTGGGATTACAAAGTCCGTCAGTATGCTACCAGAACTCACATGCGATAGCTGTATAAGGCcctgcagaactttgttttgataAAGAAAAAGCTCATTACGAGTGACACGGAAGTTCTAATTAACGCAAACTTCTTTCTTTTCCGCATAACTATAGTGCTAGAGGACTTCAAGTGCTGCCAACCTGAGCGAGACTCTTACGTCACGGCTCCATACGATTCCTTCATAGATCCGTTCGATACGCGGCTCGTCACAGATTTTTTTGTATCGTTATTTATCTTTATCCGCGATTAGGCTGCACACTTCGGCATGGCATTTCGCGACGTGATTTCACTGCCAGCACCACTACCTGGTAGTACTTCTGCGATCAACAAGCACAGCGCTTGAATCACGAAGGCGCTGGTGACATGCTGCGGCGAGATGTCCAAGCGCTCCAAAGTTAAAGAATCGTCGCTTTTGCACGAATTCTCAAGCTTACCCTGATAACAAGAGAGGATTCGGTAAGTCCCCCATGACTACGATATATATCCGTCGCAACGTGTGCCTGCACTAAGACGTGTTTAGACTGATCTTAAGGTGTAGGTTCCTATACTGCGTTTGATTTTATATTGTTGATTAACCTTCTTGTCGTACACATCTCACATGTGTCGTCCCTCTCGAAATTTTCGGTCTGAATACTGTGTCTCACAGCTAAACGTAACAAATGTAACTACGGAAGATGCACAGAGCGTCTCTGTTGAAGATCGCTCAACTCCACTGTTCGGACAACTGCTCACGGGCagttcccacttttttttttcgctcccagAAACGAAAACACTGCTTTTGACATtattatatttcttttcttcttagtACTAAGTGGGAACTTTATGAAGAGCACATAAAAACGACTAGCGAAGGGCTGAATCGAATAGATTTGGGTTGTCATCGAGCGAAAGGATACCACTCTCATGGGTAAAATTATCATTCGCTCTAGATCGTGGTCATGCAACTATCTTAAAATAATATGTGCGAGCTGCCATCTTAGATAGAGATTaggcatttgtttttgtttcggAAGTCCAGGTATGTTTGGGGGATATGCAAAGAGGGTGAACTCAGTGTGTGCCTACATAACCAAGTCAATGTTATTCGCAAAAGCTAATACGTACACttatgaaaaacaaggatgaaatGCTAGAAGGAAAAATCATTTTCATATGCCGCCTTCCGAAGGATTGTTTATAAATTTTGAAAACCAGAACCACATCGGGGCGTCAAACAACAAGGGTGGCCTAGAGTATGTGCCTGCCTTATTGAACTGCAATTATTCGTAATGTCCTGAAATTCAGAGATCGTACAACGCGACGGATCGCTTCAGTAGCTATCGTACGCTCGTTTTAAGCTTAGGCTTGAAACGCTCAAATAAGGAATCCGAGCAGTTTTTTTTATAACAGCCGTTCACTCAGGCGTTATCTAGCAAACATAGAACACCGCAACGCGAAGGTGCTGTGGTCGAATTTTTCAATTAGGCGTACACTCTCATTAAGCCCTTTCCTATTATTTAAACATTGCTTAAAGGAATACTTTCTTGTACATACGTGAATCGTGGGTCTGAAAAAGAAACATTAAGGAACTTCGAAACGAACATTTGTGCGTTCCATTAGCGCTACACTGCAAAAAGTAACGAACATGAAAAATGGGAACAAAGATAGACATTAGAATTGAGATAAGTGCTGCTATTGATTATATagatctgcaaaaaaaaaaaaatagtgcaagAAATGAAACGTACACGATTAGAGATGCATCTTAGTCTGACGATTGACAAAgctgttttcattgtttttgAAATCAGTATATCCCCGAACAGGAATACGAAGTGGAAAGGATGGGAGTTAGTTGAGAGCTTTCAGTATAGATGTTCTGAGACGTACGTTTTGCAATCACAAGGAAGCGATGTTTATTGGTACAAAACTACTTCAACACAAACAGGTTACAGAAATGACAACATTATTTCATTCTCGTTTTCTAGAATAATTTCCGTCGGAGGCTGGTATCCCAAGAAGGTCCCTTACATTATTCGTAGGAATAATAACATATAATCACCTCTGAGGCAGAGTGATAATTCGTCAATAAAGAATATACTCCGCCTCTACCCTGGAAGTACTGCAGATAAAATTGCTTGAAAATTGTGCTGTTCGCTATTTTGTGCTAATGCCTTTGATGCGACAATCGTCCTTGCTCTTAGCATGTTATGAGAATCTTATTTCTATATACAGTATGCCCGACTAACAGTCACCAAGTCTCAAAGCATAGTGAAACCTTGAGTTGAAAGCGTACTTATTGTACGCTGTTTGCAGCCAATCGAATAAGCCTGCGAAGCTTTGCTTCCTCTCCTTAAGAAACATTATTGCAGATCCCCTAACATTTAACAAACGAAAGTATAGAAGAGGTTATGACAACATATTTGAATGCATACAATTCAGTAGAAAACGCTGCGCGATTTTCCGTGCCCATAAAATAAAGCCACGTAAATTAAGAATAAATAAAGCCACATAAAGTAAGAACCTACTTCGGTTCTTCAATTCCACCACACTTACCTGCACGAAGATGATGGGCAGAGCGGTGAGGAACGCCGCCAACCAGATGAAGATGATCACTCGCCTGGCTTGGCTGAAGGTGCACAGGTAGCGAGAGCGTACGGGGTGGATCACCGCGTAGTACCTGCGTTGACGTTTGCAATTCGCTTAATTAAATTTCtacgatagcaattatgcggACACGTTGAGCGAAATTTtgtcgttggcgtcgccgtgaggccCCGCTTATATTTGTGTATATGTATAGCGTCTGCTTGTGCAAGCCGTACATGCGGGTTACGTTGCTACGTTATTCTatcactgaagttgctcataccaaGTCTCAACGCCCTTTACAAacttattcctcagaattttgacgATGGCATCTCATAGACGATTTCACGAAACATAAGACtcacagcgcatgcctttcacATTAAATCTACTCAGGctgttaaatattaaaagtgcgagaCGACATCAATGCTCAAACCTGAAAGCGCTGTAATTTTACTGGCTGGACTTTTTATGGGCAGCGCAATGGCACCTGCACGACGTCATTACAGGGGCTACACGGCGTATTAAAGCGTTTAGGGCCGCAAAAAAAAATTCGTGCATCCGCGTTGTCCGGGCCCATGTGTGATAGAACACACGTGCGCCCGAGCTTGTGTTAGAACACCATCCTGGAAGTTCGATCACTACGGTAAACTTTGTTATCGCAGTCAGTGCTTCGAGCTTCAGGCGGAACTGCCTGTTTTTTGCCTTCTTGACATGTGCAATGCCATTACGCAAGGTGCTTGGCGATGTGAAAGATGAGGCAATCGCTCACTTGTAATGCTGACAGGCttcaatgtgtatatatatatatatatatatatatatatatatatatatatatatatatatatatatatatatatatatatatatatatatattaactggTGCAATTTCATTGACATTGGACGAGGAATAAATTGCTCAGATCACTTCTACTGACGTTCCGCAAAGGCAAAATGATAAAGTTGAACCGATCCTCGGGCTTTAATGTTCTGTGGCTTGTCGGTATTCTTGCCACTGTTGCTTAAGTTGGATTTTTTTCGTTTGTGCTTTCAAGTGATGTGTCAATAGGTGTTATTGAACCAGTACTTCGATagtcataatggtaacagcgcgaacaagtcGAGAGTCAGTTTGCTAGCCTTTTTCCGTGCGCCTTGTGACTACGTTCCTTTGAACACTTCAAAGTTGAAATAGCCAGTACCGTCTTCGGCGGCTGTAGAATACCGATCTGCGCTTCAGCAGCAGTAGCAAGTTCTGTCTTTAATTTAAATGTGTATTTCAGTGCGAAGCGTGTTGTTGCAGAATGTTCCTGATATGGGAATTGCACACTAGATTCGTTTTACTTTGACATAAATTTTCGATCTTTTTACCATAGTCATATACGTTCGGCTCTCTGTAATCTTCAGAGCATGCTCAAGGGCTGCCCTCGACACATCTGATGCGCAGCATGATGAACATAACGTTCGGTTTCATCAATTCGGGCAGAACAATGAATGAACTTTTCCGAAACATTCAACGAATTACCACCGGCGAAGAATAAACTTTAATCACCAGACTATTCTCGTTAAACGAAATTTGTCTAACGACAATAGTCGCTAAAATATTTCGTTAAACGTATAGTCGTTAAACAACAGTCGTTCAATCACCTTCCGCAACGTTGCTAGCTGAGCCTGAAACCAACATTGCTGTCAGCCGCCTTGAGGACAGTCGCTCACTTAGCAGTAGTGAGGAGGTTGGGGGTATCAGCGCCACTCGTAATATTGCGCGGGGAAGACGAGAAGCATCGGatacgtgcgagtgaaagggcGATAGACGGAGAAGCTGAGCACGTCGCACATGACAAAGGGATCGCGCGTCTCCGCGCACGATTTGTTGTGCAAACAGTGGTTGGTAGCGCGCCTGCTCTCATACTTG contains:
- the LOC142560476 gene encoding QRFP-like peptide receptor, which gives rise to MSPDGSNASAGLPQIIDEDDLPEDYDYEESAWRFDLADLIPTAVVYGATLLLGLVGNLLIVYTVARFPRMRSISNLFLASLASADLLIVLLCVPVKFGQLFSYTWTLGELGCKLLLYVQHVSMICSVLNLTFLSIERYYAVIHPVRSRYLCTFSQARRVIIFIWLAAFLTALPIIFVQVHVEMGLRRRAYWCMRDEASPGAWRSFEIYMLILVLCIPTLVMGYAYAKICAQLWMVVRERAHLTSGSACTEMLEKAPGKQGFSVNGDKRFLGKPSRADEDTVKQVIKMLILVVSLFVLCWAPILILNVLTAFGSVSALNYSYLKPLRTCFHLLSYLNSCVNPLVYGFMSRSFRVSFRDALLGCLRQGGAPQRGTTLRLSRTRTTSLSMGRSATYVT